A genomic region of Colletotrichum destructivum chromosome 1, complete sequence contains the following coding sequences:
- a CDS encoding Putative senescence marker protein-30 (SMP-30) → MAPFQTWTAGEPYLNLHCGLGEGPYYEKAGNVLRFVDIKKKQVHFVNLDRGPESLRTVQLDVPVGVTADIAGVDPADRILVGLKYGVAVLDVATGQYEYVAKLHDTDNERLRANDGAVDPHGRFWLGSMTDFGLGDFQAEGALHRFDGKSAREEVLSDLLIPNSVGWSPDGRTMYFTHSTDRKVYAWDYDPTSGAVSNRRVFYAHDGAGEPDGFRVDADGNLWHAVYNEGRVLKISSAGELVGEVRVPTLAVTCVQFVGTALFITTAQLGEDDEATDEQRTLGGALFRVDVGAKGLDPFEFKL, encoded by the exons ATGGCGCCCTTCCAGACGTGGACGGCTGGGGAGCCCTACCTCAACCTGCACTGCGGGCTGGGCGAGGGCCCCTACTACGAGAAGGCGGGCAACGTCCTGCGCTTCGTCGACATCAAGAAAAAGCAGGTCCActtcgtcaacctcgaccgGGGCCCGGAGTCGCTGCGGACGGTGCAGCTCGACGTCCCCGTCGGCGTGACGGCCGACATCGCGGGCGTCGACCCGGCGGACAGGATCCTGGTCGGCCTCAAATACGGcgtcgccgtgctcgacgtcgccaCGGGCCAGTACGAGTACGTCGCCAAGCTGCACGACACCGACAACGAGAGGCTCAGGGCcaacgacggcgccgtcgaccctCACGGCCGCTTCTGGCTTGGCAGCATGACGGATTTCGGATTGGGCGACTTCCAGGCTGAAG GTGCCCTGCACCGCTTCGACGGCAAGTCAGCCAGGGAAGAGGTTCTCAGCGACCTCCTGATCCCCAACTCGGTCGGCTGGTCCCCGGACGGCAGAACCATGTACTTCACGCATTCGACGGACCGCAAGGTGTACGCGTGGGACTACGACCCCACCAGCGGCGCGGTCTCAAACCGGCGCGTCTTCTACGCgcacgacggcgccggcgagcccGACGGCttccgcgtcgacgccgacggcaacctCTGGCACGCCGTGTACAACGAGGGTCGCGTCCTCAAGATCTCGTCCGCCGGTGAGCTCGTTGGCGAGGTCAGGGTGCCCACTTTGGCCGTCACCTGCGTGCAGTTCGTCGGCACCGCCCTCTTCATCACGACGgcgcagctcggcgaggacgacgaggccaccGACGAGCAGAGGACCCTCGGGGGCGCTCTTTtccgcgtcgacgtcggggCCAAGGGCCTGGACCCGTTTGAGTTTAAGCTCTGA
- a CDS encoding Putative alpha-N-methyltransferase NTM1, with protein sequence MHLFCNNVTQSSSHLFLHQPRQRHPIKPLHASREETRVRLRARVRVRQTIEPPRLPLRRRSRSRNNAKHQAQLQQKSTAMSAPGQTATPPPDAKISAADGRSYWQGVDADVNGMLGGFPYISKVDLQGSRNFLAKMGIGSKSGLRTVSRALEGGAGIGRITEGFLLDVAEQVDIVEPIAKFTAALQEKPGVGSVFNIGLEEWKPLEGIAYDLVWNQWCLGHLTDDQLVDYLRRCKAVIAPTDGVIVVKENLSTGGVDLFDDVDSSVTRVDEKFRALFEQAGLRLVKTELQRGFPKELFPVRMYALK encoded by the exons ATGCACCTGTTCTGCAACAATGTGACACAATCTTCCTCCCATCTTTTTCTTCACCAACCACGTCAACGCCACCCTATCAAACCGCTACACGCATCTCGGGAAGAAACGCGAGTGAGATTGCGTGCCCGTGTCCGCGTCCGACAAACAATAGAGCCCCCCCGCCTCCCTCTCcggcgccgcagccgcagccgcaaCAACGCCAAACATCAGGCGCAACTACAACAAAagtcgacggcgatgtcAGCTCCAGGACAGACGGCCACACCGCCGCCCGACGCCAAGATcagcgccgccgatggccgcTCTTACTGGCagggcgtcgatgccgacgtgAACGGCATGCTGGGCGGTTTCCCCTACATCAGCAAGGTCGACCTGCAGGGCTCGCGCAACTTTCTCGCCAAAATGGGCATTGGCTCGAAGAGCGGTCTGCGGACGGTGAGCCGCGCTCTGGAAGGCGGGGCCGG CATCGGTCGTATCACAGAGGGTTTCCTGCTCGATGTAGCTGAACaggtcgacatcgtcgagcCCATTGCCAAGTTCACCGCTGCTCTTCAGGAGAAACCCGGCGTTGGGTCTGTTTTTAACATTGGTCTTGAGGAATGGAAACCCCTTGAGGGCATTGCCTACGACCTTGTCTGGAACCAGTGGTGTCTGGGCCATCTCACCGAcgaccagctcgtcgacTACCTGCGTCGTTGCAAGGCCGTCATTGCCCCCACTGACGgtgtcatcgtcgtcaaggaaAATCTGAGCacgggcggcgtcgatctGTTTGACGACGTTGACAGCAGTGTGACTAG GGTGGATGAGAAGTTCCGCGCCCTCTTTGAGCAAGCGGGTCTCCGCCTCGTCAAGACAGAGCTGCAGCGTGGCTTTCCCAAGGAACTGTTCCCGGTTCGCATGTACGCGCTCAAGTAG
- a CDS encoding Putative WD40/YVTN repeat-like-containing domain superfamily, with protein MASPFETAKINLDYLPYACEFDPQDANRLVVGGGGGANRSGVANKITVIDASAKDELRISGEADLSRNEDSVMTLAIGPKKGRTSHVYAGINSSPADVEKGKNEHFRVFGVEQSKARASAGTGTSTVTVAELARTALFEHNEIDKDAYQRVLRLSAPYGDKPQLGAVATGLAKESQIALFEVSPTSAAAPKVRGRLDITKEPMDIDVIQTGEDEFQVAYCDDRELFLIKITKTQVDGPHLVYTIQEDGTGAWPTFRSIRFLSPDFIMAGTNIPQRAGSLLLGIRLPTKAGEVGRLSASAKLPRAVTQITTIAARNLSPPSTPGGKIGNAQFLVAAVGQDRSISLFTLEHKVYSTIDLLVDFDFLTTLKEVHPLQITNVALSVFVPPKTTARPQYVKLASISMKNTVVVHSILLKKFTDKDAPIRKGGPPRPQRYAVALQPRRLTKSRLTVVTFLVLLLAVLVQLSLETAGVSPLRILPSRHAVANAPNEFLTSLIGDVHALQGDPIVIREDVVSPTHIEEDPVPRFQAAVHDEEVYGPAVSWEDLAPQQKKLWKEKLSKAGHWTQNMGESVFKGILFGEIAGAVGRAVGG; from the exons ATGGCCTCCCCCTTCGAGACTGCCAAAATCAATCTCGACTACCTCCCCTACGCCTGCGAGTTCGACCCCCAAGATGCGAACCGCcttgtcgttggcggcggcggcggcgccaatAGAAGCGGTGTTGCCAACAAGATC ACAGTGATCGACGCCTCAGCCAAGGATGAGCTGCGCATcagcggcgaggccgacctcAGTCGCAACGAGGACAGCGTCATGACCCTTGCCATCGGCCCCAAGAAGGGTCGGACCAGCCACGTATACGCCGGCATCAACTCGAGccccgccgacgtcgagaagggcaaAAACGAACACTTCcgcgtcttcggcgtcgagcagaGCAAGGcccgcgcctcggccggcacTGGCACCTCCACCGTGaccgtcgccgagctcgcgcGTACTGCCCTATTCGAGCACAACGAGATCGACAAGGACGCCTACCAGCGCGTCCTGCGGCTATCCGCGCCCTACGGTGACAAGCcccagctcggcgccgtggcgACCGGCTTGGCCAAAGAGTCGCAGATCGCGCTATTCGAGGTCTCGCCCACGAGCGCCGCTGCGCCCAAGGTCAGGGGTAGGCTGGACATCACCAAGGAGCCCATGGACATCGACGTCATCCAGACTGGCGAAGACGAGTTCCAGGTCGCCTACTGCGACGACCGCGAGCTCTTCCTCATCAAGATCACAAAGACTCAGGTCGACGGCCCCCATCTTGTCTACACCATCCAAGAAGACGGCACTGGCGCGTGGCCCACATTCCGGTCGATCCGTTTCCTCTCGCCAGACTTCATCATGGCGGGCACCAACATCCCCCAGCGGGCCGGCTCCCTCCTGCTGGGCATCCGACTACCCACcaaggcgggcgaggtcggccggctgtcggcgtcggcgaagcTGCCGCGTGCCGTGACCCAGATCACGACTATTGCGGCGCGGAACCTGAGTCCGCCCTCTACCCCCGGCGGCAAGATTGGCAACGCGCagttcctcgtcgccgctgtCGGCCAGGACCGGTCGATATCGCTCTTCACACTCGAGCATAAGGTGTACTCGACCATCGACCTACTGGTCGACTTTGACTTCCTCACGACGCTAAAGGAGGTGCACCCGCTGCAGATCACCAACGTTGCCCTGTCCGTCTTCGTCCCGCCCAAGACCACCGCTCGCCCTCAGTACGTCAAGCTGGCAAGCATCTCGATGAAGaacaccgtcgtcgtgcaCTCGATCCTCCTCAAGAAGTTCACCGACAAGGACGCCCCGATCCGCAAGGGTggcccgcctcgcccgcaGCGGTACGCCGTCGCCCTGCAGCCGCGCAGGCTCACAAAGTCGCGCCTGACGGTTGTTaccttcctcgtcctcctgctcgccgtcctcgtgcAGCTTAGCCTCGAGACCGCGGGTGTCTCTCCCCTGCGCATTTTGCCCAGCCGCCACGCCGTTGCCAATGCGCCCAACGAATTCCTCACGTCACTCATCGGTGATGTCCACGCCCTCCAGGGCGACCCCATCGTCATCCGTGAGGACGTTGTCAGCCCCACCCATATCGAGGAGGACCCCGTGCCGCGGttccaggccgccgtccaCGATGAGGAGGTGTATGGCCCAGCTGTTAGCTGGGAGGACCTCGCGCCccagcagaagaagctgtGGAAGGAGAAGCTTTCTAAGGCCGGGCACTGGACGCAGAACATGGGCGAGAGCGTCTTTAAGGGCATCCTCTTCGGAGAGATCGCGGGGGCTGTCGGCCGCGCGGTGGGTGGCTGA
- a CDS encoding Putative peptidase M18, whose translation MLSVATFLCRNIARTSKNYHPAIASVTILRPLHPRASFSTSACTMAPAAAALDFVDFVNASPTPYHACATAAARLENAGFTKIKERDSWNSALHPGGKYYLTRNGSSIVAFAIGKKWKPGNPVAMIGAHTDSPTLRIKPVSKKNNVGFLQVGVETYGGGIWHSWFDRDLSIAGRVLIKDADGNFVQKLIKVDKPLLRIPTLAIHLDRSSTFDPNKENELFPIAGLATAELNKGAAAQPEADEADEDFKPLKAMTERHHPHILDVIASHAEVEPEAVVDFELVLYDVQKSCLGGLNDEFIFSARLDNLNMTYCAVEGLIASVREPNVLDNDTTIRLVTCFDHEEIGSTSAHGANSNLLPAVLRRLASLPGSRDTASDGSYVAVSHDGDYESTAYEQTLSRSFLVSADMAHSVHPNYAGKYESSHQPAMNGGTVIKVNANQRYATNSPGIVLLQECARLAGVPLQLFVVRNDSPCGSTIGPMLSAKLGVRTLDLGNPQLSMHSIRETGGSEDVGHAIKLFESFYERFGELEEKILVD comes from the exons ATGCTATCCGTCGCAACGTTCTTGTGCCGAAACATTGCCAGAACATCCAAGAACTATCACCCCGCCATTGCCTCCGTCACCATCCTCcgacccctccatccccgAGCTTCATTCTCGACATCCGCCTGCACTATGGCTCCTGCGGCAGCTGCCCTCGACTTTGTCGACTTTGTAAACGCTTCTCCTACTC CCTACCACGCCTGcgcgaccgccgccgcccgcctcgagAATGCCGGCTTCACAAAGATCAAGGAGCGCGACTCCTGGAACTCGGCCCTGCACCCTGGCGGGAAGTACTACCTCACCCGCAACGGCTCCTCCATCGTCGCAttcgccatcggcaagaaATGGAAGCCCGGCAACCCCGTCGCCATGATCGGCGCCCATACCGACTCCCCGACCCTGCGCATCAAGCCCGTctccaagaagaacaacGTCGGCTTCCTGcaggtcggcgtcgagacatacggcggcggcatctggCACAGCTGGTTCGACCGCGACCTCAGCATCGCCGGCCGCGTGCTCATCAAAGATGCCGACGGCAACTTTGTCCAGAAGCTGatcaaggtcgacaagcCGCTGCTGCGCATCCCGACCCTGGCCATCCACCTCGACCGCAGCTCCACCTTTGACCCGAACAAGGAGAACGAGCTGTTCCccatcgccggcctggccacCGCCGAGCTGAACAAGGGCGCCGCTGCCcagcccgaggccgacgaggccgatgaggacTTCAAGCCGCTCAAGGCCATGACGGAGCGCCACCACCCCCACATCCTCGACGTCATCGCGTCccacgccgaggtcgagcccgaggccgtcgtcgactttgAGCTCGTCCTGTACGACGTGCAAAAGTCGTGCCTGGGCGGCCTCAACGACGAGTTCATCTTCTCGGCCcgcctcgacaacctcaacATGACGTactgcgccgtcgagggcctcatCGCCTCGGTCCGCGAGCCCAACGTCCTTGACAACGACACGACGATCCGTCTCGTCACTTGCTTCGACCACGAGGAGATCGGCTCCACCTCGGCCCACGGCGCCAACTCGAACCTCCTGCCCGCCgtcctgcgccgcctcgcctcgctcCCTGGCAGCCGTGACACGGCGTCGGACGGCTCGTACGTGGCCGTGTCCCACGACGGCGACTATGAGTCGACGGCTTACGAGCAGACGCTCTCGCGCTCCTTCCTCGTGTCGGCGGACATGGCGCACTCGGTGCATCCCAACTACGCCGGCAAGTACGAGTCGAGCCACCAGCCGGCCATGaacggcggcaccgtcatcAAGGTCAACGCGAACCAGCGGTACGCGACCAACTCTCCGGGCATTGTGCTGCTGCAGGAGTGCGCGCGCCTCGCCGGTGTGCCGCTGCAGCTCTTCGTCGTGCGCAACGACTCGCCCTGCGGCAGCACCATCGGCCCCATGCTTAGCGCTAAGCTCGGCGTGAGGACGCTGGACCTGGGCAACCCGCAGCTGAGCATGCACTCGATCCGCGAGacgggcggcagcgaggatGTCGGGCACGCGATCAAGCTGTTTGAGAGCTTCTATGAGCGGTTCGGCGAGTTGGAGGAGAAAATTCTCGTGGATTAG